In the Dictyostelium discoideum AX4 chromosome 6 chromosome, whole genome shotgun sequence genome, ttttttttcttaaatttttataactgaatttttttttttttttttttttgtcaatcaaaatatgaatatttttttttttaattttatttttgattttatttttttttttaaaaaatgcaAGAAAAACTACCATTTATTTTACGTGATCCAATACCAGGTGATATGGGTATGGTTGTTTATCAAAATGCtgttttttattcaaaagaGTTTGGTTGGGATTCACGTTTTGAAGCTTTAGTTGCCAAAGTTGTTTCAGAGTATATAACAAATTTTGAtgaaaaatatgaaaaatgttGGATAGCAGAAAAAGATGGTAAAATGGTTGGTTCGATTTTTGTTGTTAAACAGGATGAAAATACAGCAAAACTTAGAATGTTATATGTTGATTCATCAGCTCGTTGTTTGGGAATTGCAAATAAATTAGTTGATGAATCTATAAAATTTTCAGAGTCAGTAGGTTATAAAAGAATCATTCTTTGGACAAATAGTATTTTAGTTGATGCAGCTagaatttatataaaatttggttttaaacttgaaaatgaagaaaaacaCACAATGTTTGGACCTGAACTCACTGGTCAAACTTATTCAAAAGATttgtaatataaaatattattattattattattttaaaataataatagagaatattaaaaaaggaccagtggaaaaagaaagacaagaaagaattttatttggtaccgtacaaagaaaataaaaggaAGCACAACACATTTGaataatatttgtaaaataaaatataaagataattttttaatttaaaatcccTATGGTTCTTTACTAAATTTTCTTCATAATCCCAtattccatttttattattcaattgagaattataatttatccGAGATTTATATTTCCAGCTTATGTcagtatttaaaaaagaaattcataTAAATGCCCGGCTAGCTCAGTCGGTAGAGCGCCAGACTCTTAATCTGGTGGTCGGGGGTTCGAGCCCCCCGTTGGGCGAAATTTTTAACTCGATTCCTACAAGGATCGCAAGTTCGATTCTATATAAATTTTCAGATTTGggttataaaaataattgtatatggagattaaaaaaatcctCAATCCTCTCAAGCATAATGCTTAAGAAAATAGACTTCCTACTTAACGATTATTCAAGGGAGCTGTCATCCAACCATAACTCTATTTCCTTCTCTCAACTCAACAGCTTactaaacaaaataaaacaactaTACACagaatttcaaaaacaaaatgacTACAACAATAAGGCAAACATCAAAAATCTAATCTCCCTACTAGAGACAGAATTTAAAGACCAAGCCTTCGCAACCCTTTCAGCAATAAATGAATCtaaaaaaagagaagaaCAACTTAAACAAGAATTGAACAACTATTGCGAAGAAACCTCACTCAAGTACATCTCCGCGAGAATCAAGAAAAGACACAATGATTTCACCATCAACGCAGTAAAAGATGCACAAGGTAGAACAATCAACAAACAGGAATTGATCGAAGAAGATTACGTAAAATATTACTCAAATCTTTATGACTACAAAGAAGATGACGCACCATCTCATTATGAAATGTTGGAAAATTGGACAGTGACCAGGGACTCAACATGGGACAACcttgaaaatgaattcacAACCCAAGGAGATCCCTAGAAGTAATAAAACCAATTGGAACCCCACACCAAATNNNNNNNNNNNNNNNNNNNNNNNNNNNNNNNNNNNNNNNNNNNNNNNNNNNNNNNNNNNNNNNNNNNNNNNNNNNNNNNNNNNNNNNNNNNNNNNNNNNNttttttttttttttttttttttttttttttgaaaataaaataaagaaataaaaagaaaatatataaCGTAGCTacttaaaaatttttataagagaaaaaaaagttaatgtgaaagaatttttaattgtgtgagcaaaaaaaaaaaacaaaaattttttaaaaaaaaaaaattgaaaaaaaaaaatttttttaaaaaaaaaaaaaaaaaaaaaaataaaaaaaaaaaaaaaataaaaaaaaagtttttcaagtttttattaattctctcttttaatttttttaatatatatagtttgtttaattttattatttaaatttaaaatttaaacattgtttttttaaatttttattttttaattttaatttttttttttcaaaaatatttcCAAACATTTCacaaatttggaaaaaaaaaaaaaaaagtccaaaatccaaaaaaaaaaaaaaacttccaAAACTAAGAACCCTGTAAGTTCCCCCATAGTATCTACCTATATACATTAAAAATtagaatatattaataataataataataataataataataataataataataataataataataataataataataataataataataataataataataatattaataataaaattttttattattttttaaaatattataattaataatgcaTACCTGAAAAAACcccaaataatttttctctAAAGTGTGGGGGGGGGGATTATTCCCCTGATTAAGGGATTAAGGTTAAGGGTCGGAGGAGAGATAGGGGGAGATTATTGGTCAAGATTTGGTTCTTTTAaggtttttttctttttgaaatCTCCAAaacaagatttttttttttttttttcttctattttccattttcttttttttttttttttttttttttttttttggatggTTTTGAGAGGAAAAATACCaattggtgatttaaattaaaattattacttatttcctattttattttcaggTAAATTGGAAAGTTTaatttgactttttttttttttttttattttcttttctgtttctctgaaaaaaaaaaaagaaaaaaaaaaaaaaaaagaaaaaattggAGGCCCAGTTTATTTACAGTCAAGTGAGTAACAGTACAATGACTATCACCAATTCCATCTGTGGAAGTAATATATTAATCATGTTATTGGCGATGAAAGATACACCACTCTGAAAGAGTACTCAACTCCTGGCGATGAAAGATACACCACTCTGGAAGAGTACTCAACTCCTGGCGATGAAAGATACACCACTCTGAAAGAGTACTCAACTCCTGCAAATCTATTGATTTTATACTCAGATTGCACAAGAAAAACAAACGTACTATGTTCACCAAATTCAACATATGTCTCCCAAATTAATTtctaaccaaaaaaaaaaaaaaaaaaaaaaataataaaaattattataccttcttttaaaaattaaaataaaaaaaaaaattcggTGCCCGTCTTAATGATTTGATTGGTTGATATCTGGATTTAAAAGTTCCAAtatctaaatattttttttaaaaaaaaaaaaaaaaaaaaaaaaaaaataaaagttattaccaaataaaattataaaaaaaaaataaaaaagatatttctTATAATTACATACtgaatttaattatacaATACTTAACaaatattgtttaatattatttaaaagttttgttttaaatcttccattttttttaaaaaaaaaaaaaaaaaaaaaaaaaaaaatatggctaatgaaaaatttttcGAATAATTGACCTATTCCTGGATAACTCgatctttttcaaaataactttatttattcagaattaattcaattattcacTGATAGGTCCAataccaaataaaattatttttttaaaaaaaaaaaagttaatatcaaataaaattatttaattttaaataaaaaaaaaagtttaatctAAATTATATTGCATTAATTCAATCATTCACTGAAAGGTCcactattttaattataaaaaaaataaataatataaataatcaataaaaaataaaaaaaattttaatgttagaattaaatcaaattaaaattttttttttttttttttttatattattgattatttatgtTTTGTTTTTACAATATTATCTATTTACCATTTTTGGTGATTTTTGGCAATAATAAGTTTTTTTCAACTTCACAATTATCGCATGTCCCTTTTTTGTGCTTTCCAAACAAAAAGTTGTgtctaaaatttttatttgaaaaaaaaaaaaaaaaaaaaaaaaaaaaaaaaaaaaaaaaaaaaaccaaaaaaatttttttttttttttttttaatttattattaaattttctttttttgatttctataaaatttataaattttttttttttttttttttaatataaacttttttaattaaatgtaCGGATACGGATATACACCAGCAGTTGTAGCACCAACAGTCATGTCATTCTCATTTGTCCCACCTCAAGCATTCCAACAATGTTGGTTTTACTCATTATACACTCAAATTCAACAAGCTCAATTATATGAAATGCAATCTTGGTTTATGAGAGTTGATGCAAATCGTAGCGGAACAATTAGCAGTGGTGAAttacaatatttaaatattggtgGCACTCCTCTTGGTATTGAAACAGCtgtaagtaataataataataatatattaaaataaaaaagtataaattaattaataaccaactttttcttttctttttttttcttttttttcttttttttcttttttttcttttttttataatttttataattagactaaattaattaaagtttttgatcataataaaaatggtcAAATTGATTTCTATGAATATGCAGCACTTCATCAATTTATCAATAACCTTTACAGATGTTTTGTTGCCAATGATCGTAATTTCAGTGGTACCATTGAtgcaaatgaaatttataatgCACTCATTACAAGTGGATTCCAATTACCATTCCCAACTGTTAACTACCTTTTCTTAAAGTTATCCCCAAGTGGTT is a window encoding:
- a CDS encoding hypothetical protein (Transcriptional regulatory protein); this translates as MQEKLPFILRDPIPGDMGMVVYQNAVFYSKEFGWDSRFEALVAKVVSEYITNFDEKYEKCWIAEKDGKMVGSIFVVKQDENTAKLRMLYVDSSARCLGIANKLVDESIKFSESVGYKRIILWTNSILVDAARIYIKFGFKLENEEKHTMFGPELTGQTYSKDL
- the pefB gene encoding penta EF hand calcium binding protein; translation: MYGYGYTPAVVAPTVMSFSFVPPQAFQQCWFYSLYTQIQQAQLYEMQSWFMRVDANRSGTISSGELQYLNIGGTPLGIETATKLIKVFDHNKNGQIDFYEYAALHQFINNLYRCFVANDRNFSGTIDANEIYNALITSGFQLPFPTVNYLFLKLSPSGYGLLFTQFLNLCATVALTRSLFEWNDPMRTGVVHLNLAQLYDIIALV